One genomic window of Phoenix dactylifera cultivar Barhee BC4 chromosome 6, palm_55x_up_171113_PBpolish2nd_filt_p, whole genome shotgun sequence includes the following:
- the LOC103705297 gene encoding calcium-transporting ATPase 10, plasma membrane-type isoform X1, with amino-acid sequence MRFLLHGSRSYNKAFCFSSNTINREKLWMLSFSTTSQEGRKSSEFLIHGKQKRFLADLSLTQQQIKNSRREFQLLLDNKLSRGRFPLHNNRKPWTSPLVQQTKRKEKLRVAVLVSKAALQFIHGITLHSEYTVPEEVKAAGFQICADELGSIVEGHDVKKLKVHGGIDGIANKLCTSTTNGLVASEDRLKCRQEIYGINKFTEIPVRSFWVFVWEALQDMTLIILAVCAFVSLIVGISTEGWPKGAHDGLGIAASILLVVFVTATSDYRQSLQFKDLDKEKKKISIQVTRDGFRQKMSIYDLLPGDIVHLSIGDQVPADGLFVSGFSVLIDESSLTGESEPVVVNKENPFLLSGTKVQDGSCIMLVTTVGMRTQWGKLMATLSEGGDDETPLQVKLNGVATIIGKIGLFFAVVTFAVLAKGLISHKILDGSYLSWSGDDALELLEFFAIAVTIVVVAVPEGLPLAVTLSLAFAMKKMMNDKALVRHLAACETMGSATSICSDKTGTLTTNHMTVVKACICGDIKEVRNPEMVSSMGSQLPDVVVKILLQSIFNNTGGEVVINQYGKLEILGTPTETALLEFALSLGGDFQAVRQETKLVKVEPFNSTKKRMGVVIQLPRGELRAHSKGASEIILAACDKVLDPAGNAVPLDEAAVRHLNNIIESFASEALRTLCLAYTEIANNFSAEDQIPVKGYTCIGIVGIKDPVRPGVKESVAICRSAGITVRMVTGDNINTAKAIARECGILTADGIAIEGPEFRNKTPEEMNDLIPKLQVMARSSPLDKHTLVKHLRTILNEVVAVTGDGTNDAPALHEADIGLAMGIAGTEVAKESADVIILDDNFSTIVTVARWGRSVYINIQKFVQFQLTVNVVALVVNFSSACLTGNAPLTAVQLLWVNMIMDTLGALALATEPPNEGLMKRAPVGRNGNFISNIMWRNILGQAFYQFIVIWYLQTEGKGLFQLEGPDSDLILNTLIFNSFVFCQVFNEISSREMEKIDVFHGILENYVFLAVITSTIIFQFVIVQFLGDFASTTPLTFKQWLFTVFIGFLGMPIAAAIKTIPVGSK; translated from the exons atgCGGTTTCTCCTCCATGGCAGTCGAAGTTACAATAAAGCATTCTGTTTCTCCTCCAATACAATAAACCGAGAGAAATTATGGATGTTAAGTTTCTCCACCACATCACAAGAGGGGAGGAAAAGCTCTGAGTTTCTCATCCACGGCAAGcaaaaaagatttttgg CTGATTTAAGTCTCACACAGCAACAAATAAAGAATAGCAGAAGAGAGTTCCAGCTTCTCCTCGACAACAAATTATCAAGAGGAAg GTTTCCGCTTCACAACAATCGAAAACCATGGACTTCTCCTCTAGTGCAGCAAACCAAGAGAAAG GAGAAGTTGCGGGTCGCTGTTTTGGTTTCAAAAGCGGCACTTCAGTTTATACATG GTATCACATTACATAGTGAGTACACTGTACCTGAAGAAGTCAAGGCAGCAGGCTTTCAAATTTGTGCTGATGAATTGGGTTCAATTGTTGAAGGCCATGATGTGAAGAAATTAAAAGTGCATGGTGGTATTGATGGTATTGCAAATAAGCTTTGTACATCAACAACTAATGGACTTGTTGCTTCTGAGGATAGGCTGAAATGCAGGCAAGAGATTTATGGAATAAATAAATTTACTGAAATCCCAGTTCGAAGTTTTTGGGTATTTGTATGGGAAGCACTTCAGGACATGACTCTTATTATTCTTGCTGTCTGTGCCTTTGTATCTCTAATTGTTGGCATTTCCACAGAAGGATGGCCAAAAGGTGCCCATGATGGCCTTGGTATTGCTGCAAGCATTCTTCTAGTTGTCTTTGTCACTGCAACAAGTGATTACCGGCAATCTTTACAGTTCAAGgatttggataaggagaagaagaagatatccATACAAGTTACACGGGATGGATTCAGACAGAAGATGTCGATATACGATCTTCTTCCAGGTGACATTGTGCATTTATCAATTGGAGATCAAGTCCCTGCTGATGGGTTGTTTGTCTCTGGATTCTCTGTATTGATTGATGAATCCAGTTTAACAGGAGAGAGCGAACCTGTCGTTGTAAATAAAgaaaatccttttcttttgtctggaACTAAGGTCCAAGATGGATCATGTATAATGTTGGTAACAACTGTTGGTATGAGAACCCAATGGGGTAAGCTGATGGCCACGCTTAGTGAAGGAGGAGATGATGAAACTCCATTGCAGGTCAAACTGAATGGAGTGGCAACTATCATTGGGAAAATTGGTCTTTTCTTTGCAGTTGTGACATTTGCAGTGCTTGCAAAGGGCCTAATTAGCCACAAAATTCTAGATGGTTCATACTTGAGCTGGTCAGGAGATGATGCATTGGAGTTGTTGGAGTTTTTTGCCATTGCTGTGACGATAGTTGTTGTCGCAGTTCCCGAAGGGCTGCCCTTAGCTGTGACCTTGAGCCTTGCTTTTGCcatgaagaagatgatgaatgATAAAGCACTGGTGCGGCATCTTGCTGCTTGTGAAACTATGGGCTCAGCAACATCCATCTGCAGTGATAAGACAGGTACACTGACAACCAATCACATGACTGTTGTGAAGGCTTGTATTTGTGGAGATATTAAAGAAGTAAGAAATCCTGAGATGGTGAGCAGTATGGGCTCCCAACTTCCAGATGTTGTAGTGAAAATTCTTCTGCAGTCTATTTTCAATAACACCGGTGGAGAAGTTGTGATCAACCAATATGGGAAGCTCGAAATTCTTGGAACACCAACTGAGACTGCTTTGTTGGAGTTTGCCTTATCACTTGGAGGAGATTTTCAGGCAGTGCGCCAAGAAACTAAACTGGTAAAAGTGGAACCTTTCAATTCCACAAAGAAGAGAATGGGGGTGGTTATCCAACTTCCTAGAGGAGAACTCCGTGCCCATTCTAAAGGTGCTTCAGAAATTATATTGGCTGCTTGTGATAAAGTTTTAGATCCTGCAGGTAATGCTGTTCCCCTTGATGAAGCAGCAGTCCGTCATCTCAATAATATAATCGAAAGTTTTGCCAGTGAAGCTCTTCGTACATTGTGCCTTGCCTATACAGAAATTGCAAATAATTTTTCAGCTGAGGATCAAATTCCAGTTAAAGGTTATACTTGTATTGGAATTGTGGGTATTAAAGATCCTGTCCGTCCAGGTGTGAAGGAGTCAGTTGCAATCTGCAGGTCTGCTGGAATAACTGTGAGAATGGTTACCGGAGATAACATAAACACAGCAAAGGCGATTGCTCGGGAATGTGGTATTCTTACTGCTGACGGAATAGCTATTGAAGGTCCAGAGTTCAGAAATAAGACTCCAGAGGAAATGAATGATTTGATTCCAAAACTTCAG GTAATGGCTAGATCTTCACCATTAGACAAACATACCTTGGTAAAACACCTGCGCACCATACTTAATGAAGTTGTTGCTGTGACTGGTGATGGCACAAATGATGCTCCAGCACTTCACGAGGCAGATATTGGACTTGCTATGGGTATTGCAGGAACTGAG GTGGCAAAAGAGAGTGCTGATGTCATTATTCTTGATGACAACTTTTCAACCATTGTAACTGTGGCAAGATGGGGACGTTCTGTGTACATAAATATTCAAAAGTTTGTGCAGTTCCAGTTGACTGTTAATGTGGTCGCTCTCGTTGTTAATTTCTCCTCAGCCTGCCTAACAG GAAATGCTCCTTTAACCGCCGTTCAACTGCTTTGGGTCAACATGATTATGGATACACTTGGAGCTCTTGCATTAGCAACTGAGCCACCTAATGAGGGCTTGATGAAAAGAGCTCCTGTaggaaggaatggaaattttatcagcaaCATAATGTGGAGAAATATCCTGGGACAAGCCTTCTATCAATTTATCGTAATATGGTATCTCCAGACAGAAGGAAAAGGGCTATTTCAACTTGAGGGCCCTGATTCTGATCTTATTCTTAATACGCTTATTTTCAATTCCTTTGTCTTTTGTCAG GTTTTCAATGAGATTAGCTCTAGAGAGATGGAGAAAATAGATGTGTTTCATGGCATCTTGGAGAACTATGTGTTTTTGGCTGTCATTACTAGCACCATTATCTTCCAATTTGTTATCGTTCAATTCCTTGGGGATTTTGCCAGCACAACTCCACTTACATTCAAGCAGTGGCTTTTTACTGTGTTCATCGGTTTTCTTGGCATGCCTATTGCTGCTGCCATCAAAACGATTCCTGTGGGATCCAAGTGA
- the LOC103705297 gene encoding calcium-transporting ATPase 10, plasma membrane-type isoform X2, which produces MESYLNQNFGGVKSKNSSAETLERWRKLCGVVKNPKRRFRFTANLSKRYEAAAMKKTNKEKLRVAVLVSKAALQFIHGITLHSEYTVPEEVKAAGFQICADELGSIVEGHDVKKLKVHGGIDGIANKLCTSTTNGLVASEDRLKCRQEIYGINKFTEIPVRSFWVFVWEALQDMTLIILAVCAFVSLIVGISTEGWPKGAHDGLGIAASILLVVFVTATSDYRQSLQFKDLDKEKKKISIQVTRDGFRQKMSIYDLLPGDIVHLSIGDQVPADGLFVSGFSVLIDESSLTGESEPVVVNKENPFLLSGTKVQDGSCIMLVTTVGMRTQWGKLMATLSEGGDDETPLQVKLNGVATIIGKIGLFFAVVTFAVLAKGLISHKILDGSYLSWSGDDALELLEFFAIAVTIVVVAVPEGLPLAVTLSLAFAMKKMMNDKALVRHLAACETMGSATSICSDKTGTLTTNHMTVVKACICGDIKEVRNPEMVSSMGSQLPDVVVKILLQSIFNNTGGEVVINQYGKLEILGTPTETALLEFALSLGGDFQAVRQETKLVKVEPFNSTKKRMGVVIQLPRGELRAHSKGASEIILAACDKVLDPAGNAVPLDEAAVRHLNNIIESFASEALRTLCLAYTEIANNFSAEDQIPVKGYTCIGIVGIKDPVRPGVKESVAICRSAGITVRMVTGDNINTAKAIARECGILTADGIAIEGPEFRNKTPEEMNDLIPKLQVMARSSPLDKHTLVKHLRTILNEVVAVTGDGTNDAPALHEADIGLAMGIAGTEVAKESADVIILDDNFSTIVTVARWGRSVYINIQKFVQFQLTVNVVALVVNFSSACLTGNAPLTAVQLLWVNMIMDTLGALALATEPPNEGLMKRAPVGRNGNFISNIMWRNILGQAFYQFIVIWYLQTEGKGLFQLEGPDSDLILNTLIFNSFVFCQVFNEISSREMEKIDVFHGILENYVFLAVITSTIIFQFVIVQFLGDFASTTPLTFKQWLFTVFIGFLGMPIAAAIKTIPVGSK; this is translated from the exons ATGGAGAGCTATCTGAACCAGAACTTTGGTGGGGTGAAGTCCAAGAACTCGTCGGCCGAGACCCTCGAGCGATGGCGGAAGCTCTGCGGCGTTGTCAAGAACCCGAAGCGCCGGTTCCGCTTCACCGCCAACCTCTCGAAGCGCTACGAGGCGGCCGCCATGaagaaaaccaacaag GAGAAGTTGCGGGTCGCTGTTTTGGTTTCAAAAGCGGCACTTCAGTTTATACATG GTATCACATTACATAGTGAGTACACTGTACCTGAAGAAGTCAAGGCAGCAGGCTTTCAAATTTGTGCTGATGAATTGGGTTCAATTGTTGAAGGCCATGATGTGAAGAAATTAAAAGTGCATGGTGGTATTGATGGTATTGCAAATAAGCTTTGTACATCAACAACTAATGGACTTGTTGCTTCTGAGGATAGGCTGAAATGCAGGCAAGAGATTTATGGAATAAATAAATTTACTGAAATCCCAGTTCGAAGTTTTTGGGTATTTGTATGGGAAGCACTTCAGGACATGACTCTTATTATTCTTGCTGTCTGTGCCTTTGTATCTCTAATTGTTGGCATTTCCACAGAAGGATGGCCAAAAGGTGCCCATGATGGCCTTGGTATTGCTGCAAGCATTCTTCTAGTTGTCTTTGTCACTGCAACAAGTGATTACCGGCAATCTTTACAGTTCAAGgatttggataaggagaagaagaagatatccATACAAGTTACACGGGATGGATTCAGACAGAAGATGTCGATATACGATCTTCTTCCAGGTGACATTGTGCATTTATCAATTGGAGATCAAGTCCCTGCTGATGGGTTGTTTGTCTCTGGATTCTCTGTATTGATTGATGAATCCAGTTTAACAGGAGAGAGCGAACCTGTCGTTGTAAATAAAgaaaatccttttcttttgtctggaACTAAGGTCCAAGATGGATCATGTATAATGTTGGTAACAACTGTTGGTATGAGAACCCAATGGGGTAAGCTGATGGCCACGCTTAGTGAAGGAGGAGATGATGAAACTCCATTGCAGGTCAAACTGAATGGAGTGGCAACTATCATTGGGAAAATTGGTCTTTTCTTTGCAGTTGTGACATTTGCAGTGCTTGCAAAGGGCCTAATTAGCCACAAAATTCTAGATGGTTCATACTTGAGCTGGTCAGGAGATGATGCATTGGAGTTGTTGGAGTTTTTTGCCATTGCTGTGACGATAGTTGTTGTCGCAGTTCCCGAAGGGCTGCCCTTAGCTGTGACCTTGAGCCTTGCTTTTGCcatgaagaagatgatgaatgATAAAGCACTGGTGCGGCATCTTGCTGCTTGTGAAACTATGGGCTCAGCAACATCCATCTGCAGTGATAAGACAGGTACACTGACAACCAATCACATGACTGTTGTGAAGGCTTGTATTTGTGGAGATATTAAAGAAGTAAGAAATCCTGAGATGGTGAGCAGTATGGGCTCCCAACTTCCAGATGTTGTAGTGAAAATTCTTCTGCAGTCTATTTTCAATAACACCGGTGGAGAAGTTGTGATCAACCAATATGGGAAGCTCGAAATTCTTGGAACACCAACTGAGACTGCTTTGTTGGAGTTTGCCTTATCACTTGGAGGAGATTTTCAGGCAGTGCGCCAAGAAACTAAACTGGTAAAAGTGGAACCTTTCAATTCCACAAAGAAGAGAATGGGGGTGGTTATCCAACTTCCTAGAGGAGAACTCCGTGCCCATTCTAAAGGTGCTTCAGAAATTATATTGGCTGCTTGTGATAAAGTTTTAGATCCTGCAGGTAATGCTGTTCCCCTTGATGAAGCAGCAGTCCGTCATCTCAATAATATAATCGAAAGTTTTGCCAGTGAAGCTCTTCGTACATTGTGCCTTGCCTATACAGAAATTGCAAATAATTTTTCAGCTGAGGATCAAATTCCAGTTAAAGGTTATACTTGTATTGGAATTGTGGGTATTAAAGATCCTGTCCGTCCAGGTGTGAAGGAGTCAGTTGCAATCTGCAGGTCTGCTGGAATAACTGTGAGAATGGTTACCGGAGATAACATAAACACAGCAAAGGCGATTGCTCGGGAATGTGGTATTCTTACTGCTGACGGAATAGCTATTGAAGGTCCAGAGTTCAGAAATAAGACTCCAGAGGAAATGAATGATTTGATTCCAAAACTTCAG GTAATGGCTAGATCTTCACCATTAGACAAACATACCTTGGTAAAACACCTGCGCACCATACTTAATGAAGTTGTTGCTGTGACTGGTGATGGCACAAATGATGCTCCAGCACTTCACGAGGCAGATATTGGACTTGCTATGGGTATTGCAGGAACTGAG GTGGCAAAAGAGAGTGCTGATGTCATTATTCTTGATGACAACTTTTCAACCATTGTAACTGTGGCAAGATGGGGACGTTCTGTGTACATAAATATTCAAAAGTTTGTGCAGTTCCAGTTGACTGTTAATGTGGTCGCTCTCGTTGTTAATTTCTCCTCAGCCTGCCTAACAG GAAATGCTCCTTTAACCGCCGTTCAACTGCTTTGGGTCAACATGATTATGGATACACTTGGAGCTCTTGCATTAGCAACTGAGCCACCTAATGAGGGCTTGATGAAAAGAGCTCCTGTaggaaggaatggaaattttatcagcaaCATAATGTGGAGAAATATCCTGGGACAAGCCTTCTATCAATTTATCGTAATATGGTATCTCCAGACAGAAGGAAAAGGGCTATTTCAACTTGAGGGCCCTGATTCTGATCTTATTCTTAATACGCTTATTTTCAATTCCTTTGTCTTTTGTCAG GTTTTCAATGAGATTAGCTCTAGAGAGATGGAGAAAATAGATGTGTTTCATGGCATCTTGGAGAACTATGTGTTTTTGGCTGTCATTACTAGCACCATTATCTTCCAATTTGTTATCGTTCAATTCCTTGGGGATTTTGCCAGCACAACTCCACTTACATTCAAGCAGTGGCTTTTTACTGTGTTCATCGGTTTTCTTGGCATGCCTATTGCTGCTGCCATCAAAACGATTCCTGTGGGATCCAAGTGA
- the LOC103705298 gene encoding cyclin-D5-3 isoform X2, translated as MGDSDCSVSLSNLICQEDGTSLLLGDDGEEARCDVVTVYNDGCILSETEEDDYIEMLVSEESGCFHSRTHDESCEDWLKCARSDAIRWILKTTVYFGFCSKTAYMAVTYLDRFLIRRTIDDKRKTWAVQLLSVACLSLAAKMEECKVPALSEFRLEEYDFNSNAIQRMEFLVLNTLEWRLSSATPFAYLGYFASKLQEQKSNNFMAKATGFVFAATRVINLVDYRPSVIAAAAVLAAFDERLTQKLVEFEMRTISLCGSLQTEHVLSCYRLMIQESHKEALKPSRNLFSSDLSAANCVGTNSSSVDANDTTSFTARSSKRRRLESPHAE; from the exons ATGGGGGACTCCGATTGCTCCGTTTCGCTCTCCAACCTCATCTGCCAGGAGGATGGAACAAGTCTTCTCCTTGGCGATGATGGTGAAGAGGCAAGGTGCGATGTGGTAACGGTTTATAATGACGGCTGTATTCTCTCGGAAACGGAGGAGGATGACTACATCGAGATGCTGGTCTCCGAAGAAAGTGGCTGCTTTCATAGCAGAACCCATGATGAATCCTGTGAAGATTGGCTGAAATGCGCTCGCTCTGATGCCATCCGATGGATTCTTAAA ACTACGGTTTACTTTGGCTTCTGCTCGAAGACAGCCTACATGGCTGTGACTTATCTCGATCGGTTTCTTATCCGCCGAACGATTGATGAT AAGCGGAAGACTTGGGCAGTTCAATTACTGTCGGTGGCTTGTTTGTCCCTGGCGGCGAAGATGGAGGAATGCAAGGTGCCGGCGTTGTCGGAGTTCCGATTGGAAGAATATGATTTTAATAGCAATGCGATACAGAGGATGGAGTTTCTTGTTTTGAATACTTTGGAATGGAGGTTGAGTTCAGCGACTCCATTTGCATATTTAGGTTATTTCGCGTCCAAGTTACAAGAACAAAAATCGAATAATTTCATGGCAAAAGCCACTGGATTTGTTTTTGCAGCCACCAGAG TGATAAATTTAGTGGATTATCGCCCATCAGTcatagcagcagcagcagttctAGCCGCATTTGATGAAAGATTAACCCAAAAGTTGGTGGAGTTTGAGATGAGAACAATCTCTCTATGTGGATCATTGCAAACC GAGCATGTGTTATCCTGCTATAGACTGATGATTCAGGAGTCCCACAAGGAGGCGCTGAAACCATCAAGGAATTTATTTTCCTCGGATCTATCGGCAGCCAATTGTGTGGGCACCAACAGCTCCTCTGTTGATGCAAATGACACCACCTCTTTCACAGCGAGAAGCAGCAAGAGGAGAAGGTTAGAATCGCCGCATGCAGAGTAG
- the LOC103705298 gene encoding cyclin-D5-3 isoform X1: MGDSDCSVSLSNLICQEDGTSLLLGDDGEEARCDVVTVYNDGCILSETEEDDYIEMLVSEESGCFHSRTHDESCEDWLKCARSDAIRWILKQTTVYFGFCSKTAYMAVTYLDRFLIRRTIDDKRKTWAVQLLSVACLSLAAKMEECKVPALSEFRLEEYDFNSNAIQRMEFLVLNTLEWRLSSATPFAYLGYFASKLQEQKSNNFMAKATGFVFAATRVINLVDYRPSVIAAAAVLAAFDERLTQKLVEFEMRTISLCGSLQTEHVLSCYRLMIQESHKEALKPSRNLFSSDLSAANCVGTNSSSVDANDTTSFTARSSKRRRLESPHAE; the protein is encoded by the exons ATGGGGGACTCCGATTGCTCCGTTTCGCTCTCCAACCTCATCTGCCAGGAGGATGGAACAAGTCTTCTCCTTGGCGATGATGGTGAAGAGGCAAGGTGCGATGTGGTAACGGTTTATAATGACGGCTGTATTCTCTCGGAAACGGAGGAGGATGACTACATCGAGATGCTGGTCTCCGAAGAAAGTGGCTGCTTTCATAGCAGAACCCATGATGAATCCTGTGAAGATTGGCTGAAATGCGCTCGCTCTGATGCCATCCGATGGATTCTTAAA CAGACTACGGTTTACTTTGGCTTCTGCTCGAAGACAGCCTACATGGCTGTGACTTATCTCGATCGGTTTCTTATCCGCCGAACGATTGATGAT AAGCGGAAGACTTGGGCAGTTCAATTACTGTCGGTGGCTTGTTTGTCCCTGGCGGCGAAGATGGAGGAATGCAAGGTGCCGGCGTTGTCGGAGTTCCGATTGGAAGAATATGATTTTAATAGCAATGCGATACAGAGGATGGAGTTTCTTGTTTTGAATACTTTGGAATGGAGGTTGAGTTCAGCGACTCCATTTGCATATTTAGGTTATTTCGCGTCCAAGTTACAAGAACAAAAATCGAATAATTTCATGGCAAAAGCCACTGGATTTGTTTTTGCAGCCACCAGAG TGATAAATTTAGTGGATTATCGCCCATCAGTcatagcagcagcagcagttctAGCCGCATTTGATGAAAGATTAACCCAAAAGTTGGTGGAGTTTGAGATGAGAACAATCTCTCTATGTGGATCATTGCAAACC GAGCATGTGTTATCCTGCTATAGACTGATGATTCAGGAGTCCCACAAGGAGGCGCTGAAACCATCAAGGAATTTATTTTCCTCGGATCTATCGGCAGCCAATTGTGTGGGCACCAACAGCTCCTCTGTTGATGCAAATGACACCACCTCTTTCACAGCGAGAAGCAGCAAGAGGAGAAGGTTAGAATCGCCGCATGCAGAGTAG